A stretch of Candidatus Bathyarchaeota archaeon DNA encodes these proteins:
- a CDS encoding ATP-binding protein, whose translation MLREDVERSNEWWFTGRVRSELAPPFKRYAFQRILEGLEERQILLVTGPRRVGKTTLLYQVIERLLERVPPNRILYFSFDESPVSPRDVLDFYERRVLMKPFEEVDRAYIFFDEIQYAENWPSILKRFYDLYPNLRFLVTGSSSLLLSKEALERLAGRFFTLRLRPLTFREFLELKGVKVYGIDIFSRRMEAYFHEYLKRSGFPEIVHWESEARVAEYIKNSVVDRVALRDIPAVFKTRDMALMDNLIKLILSSPGSIININSLSRIWGGNRIIISNYLKYLEISLIVKSLSNLRPSFLSSSRKLKKYYPVTTSLIYAYCRQIFESRFGMVLETYAVNALDAEYYYRDRRNEINIILKDGELLPIEVKETVSEEEVKKFLRMMKYFNVKRGIIISLNQEMKRGDVQVMPAYQIEFLQNITP comes from the coding sequence GTGTTAAGGGAAGATGTTGAGAGATCTAATGAATGGTGGTTCACGGGGAGGGTTAGGAGTGAGTTGGCTCCACCATTTAAGAGATATGCCTTCCAGAGGATCCTTGAGGGTCTTGAGGAGCGCCAGATTCTGCTTGTCACAGGGCCTAGGAGGGTTGGGAAGACCACCCTCCTTTACCAGGTGATAGAGAGGCTTCTTGAGAGGGTTCCACCGAATAGGATTCTCTATTTCTCCTTTGATGAATCCCCTGTAAGCCCTAGGGATGTTCTGGATTTCTATGAGAGGAGGGTTTTAATGAAACCCTTCGAGGAGGTGGATAGAGCCTATATATTTTTTGATGAGATTCAGTATGCTGAGAATTGGCCTTCAATTCTAAAGAGGTTTTATGACCTTTATCCAAACCTGAGATTCCTCGTTACAGGCTCCTCCTCCCTTCTCCTCTCCAAGGAGGCCTTAGAGAGATTGGCCGGGAGGTTCTTCACATTAAGGCTGAGGCCTCTTACCTTCAGGGAGTTCCTGGAGCTTAAGGGGGTAAAGGTCTATGGGATAGATATATTCTCAAGGAGGATGGAGGCATACTTCCATGAGTATTTGAAAAGGTCGGGGTTTCCTGAGATCGTCCACTGGGAGAGCGAAGCTAGGGTTGCGGAATATATTAAGAATTCGGTCGTGGACAGGGTAGCTCTCCGAGATATCCCCGCGGTATTCAAGACCAGGGACATGGCGCTAATGGACAACCTGATTAAACTGATCCTCTCCTCACCCGGAAGCATCATAAACATCAACTCCCTTTCGAGGATCTGGGGTGGAAACAGAATAATAATATCAAATTATCTAAAATACCTCGAAATATCTTTGATAGTAAAATCTCTATCTAACCTGAGGCCTTCTTTTCTCTCTTCTTCGAGAAAGCTAAAAAAATATTACCCAGTCACAACTTCATTGATATATGCTTATTGTAGGCAGATTTTTGAGAGTAGATTTGGAATGGTGCTGGAAACATATGCAGTAAACGCTTTAGATGCGGAGTATTACTATAGAGATAGAAGGAATGAAATAAATATAATACTTAAAGATGGAGAATTATTACCAATAGAAGTTAAAGAGACAGTTAGTGAAGAAGAAGTTAAGAAATTCTTAAGGATGATGAAATATTTTAATGTAAAAAGAGGAATAATTATCTCTTTAAATCAAGAGATGAAAAGAGGAGATGTACAAGTAATGCCCGCTTACCAGATTGAATTCTTACAGAACATAACTCCATAA
- the ppdK gene encoding pyruvate, phosphate dikinase, whose translation MKRVYDFEEGHRGMVSLLGGKGAGLAEMTNLGIRVPPGFTITTSTCIEFFKSNGEFPPGLWDEVLEHIRRLEEKTGKTFGSGKNPLLVSVRSGAPVSMPGMMDTVLNLGMNDEVAEGLARLTGDARFAYDAYRRFITMFADVVMHAERRKFDEVHEEEKRREGVKTDPELSAEGLKRVVEGMKKLYEEEVGKPFPMDPYEQLRLAIAAVFNSWNTPRAKTYRKIENIPEDMGTACTVQTMVYGNLGWDSGSGVMFTRNPSTGEKELYGEVLFNAQGEDVVAGLRTPIPVGELRERWPELYMELEDVAERLERHYRDIQDIEFTVERGILYILQTRSGKRTARAAVKAAVDMAREGLIDEREAILRVDPRQVELLLHKTVDPQAPKTILAKGLPASPGAAVGRVVFVPKEAEEWKARGERVILVRPETTPEDIGGMVASEGVLTSRGGMTSHAAIVARGIGKPAVVGCEALHIDLEKEVFTAGEVLVRKGDLITIDGLTGEVILGEAPLIEPKLAGELEVLLEWADRYRRLGVWANANDEADAARALENGAEGIGLARTERMFLGVERVALVREMIMADSAEERRRALEKLLPMQKRDFKSILKVMNGKPVQIRLLDPPLHEFLPKESEILTKIYELERSGASEESLEEERRLLAKVRRISEANPMIGLRAVRVGILYPEIYEAQAKAIFEAASELRLEGFDPRPEIMIPCTMHWRELAYIRPIIEKAKREAEEKYGFTIDYRYGTMIEIPRAALTADEIAREVDFFSFGTNDLTQTGMGLSRDDAQGTFLPVYIDKRILDADPFQTLDTTGVGELVRIGVEKGRKANPRLKIGICGEHGGDPNSIYFFHKVGLDYVSCSPYRIPIARLAAARAAIEEAQQKH comes from the coding sequence ATGAAGAGGGTTTACGACTTCGAGGAGGGGCATAGGGGGATGGTCTCCCTCCTCGGGGGGAAGGGGGCTGGGTTGGCTGAGATGACCAACCTGGGAATAAGGGTTCCACCAGGCTTCACCATAACCACGAGCACCTGTATAGAGTTCTTCAAGTCCAACGGCGAGTTTCCACCAGGGCTCTGGGATGAGGTCCTAGAACATATAAGGAGGCTGGAGGAGAAGACCGGGAAGACCTTCGGCTCAGGGAAGAACCCCCTACTGGTCTCGGTTAGGAGCGGGGCCCCTGTCTCCATGCCCGGTATGATGGACACCGTCCTCAACTTGGGGATGAACGATGAGGTGGCTGAGGGGCTTGCCAGGCTGACTGGTGATGCGAGGTTCGCCTACGATGCCTACAGGAGGTTCATAACGATGTTCGCCGACGTCGTGATGCACGCCGAGAGAAGGAAGTTCGATGAGGTTCATGAGGAGGAGAAGAGGAGGGAGGGGGTCAAGACCGACCCCGAGCTCAGCGCTGAGGGGCTTAAGAGGGTTGTTGAGGGTATGAAGAAGCTCTACGAGGAGGAGGTCGGGAAACCCTTCCCAATGGACCCCTACGAGCAGCTCAGGCTGGCCATAGCCGCGGTCTTCAACTCCTGGAACACCCCCAGAGCTAAGACCTACAGGAAGATAGAGAACATCCCCGAGGATATGGGGACCGCCTGCACCGTTCAGACCATGGTCTACGGGAACCTGGGATGGGACTCGGGCAGCGGGGTCATGTTCACAAGGAACCCATCCACTGGGGAGAAGGAGCTCTACGGGGAGGTCCTATTCAACGCCCAGGGCGAGGATGTCGTTGCGGGGTTGAGGACCCCCATTCCCGTCGGCGAGCTCAGGGAGAGATGGCCTGAGCTCTACATGGAGCTTGAGGATGTGGCTGAGAGGCTTGAGAGGCATTACAGGGACATCCAGGACATAGAGTTCACCGTCGAGAGGGGGATCCTATACATCCTCCAGACGAGGTCTGGGAAGAGGACTGCCAGGGCCGCTGTTAAGGCGGCTGTGGACATGGCCAGGGAGGGGCTGATCGATGAGAGGGAGGCGATACTCAGGGTTGACCCTAGGCAGGTGGAGCTCCTCCTCCACAAGACCGTGGACCCCCAGGCACCGAAGACCATCCTGGCCAAGGGGCTACCAGCCTCTCCAGGGGCAGCCGTGGGGAGGGTGGTCTTCGTCCCGAAGGAGGCTGAGGAGTGGAAGGCCAGAGGGGAGAGGGTCATACTGGTAAGGCCTGAGACCACACCCGAGGACATAGGGGGGATGGTCGCATCAGAGGGGGTTCTAACCAGCAGGGGAGGCATGACGAGCCACGCAGCGATCGTTGCCAGGGGCATAGGGAAGCCCGCGGTGGTGGGATGCGAGGCCCTCCACATAGACCTAGAGAAAGAGGTCTTCACTGCGGGAGAGGTCTTGGTGAGGAAGGGGGACCTCATAACCATAGACGGGTTGACCGGAGAGGTCATACTCGGAGAGGCCCCTCTAATAGAGCCAAAGCTGGCTGGGGAGCTGGAGGTGCTGCTGGAGTGGGCTGACAGGTATAGGAGGCTAGGGGTATGGGCGAACGCCAACGATGAGGCGGATGCGGCCAGGGCGCTGGAGAACGGGGCCGAGGGGATAGGCCTTGCCAGGACCGAGAGGATGTTCCTGGGAGTGGAGAGGGTGGCCCTGGTCAGGGAGATGATAATGGCCGACTCCGCCGAGGAGAGGAGGAGGGCGCTTGAGAAGCTTCTACCCATGCAGAAGAGGGACTTCAAGAGCATCCTGAAGGTGATGAACGGGAAGCCGGTCCAGATAAGGCTGCTGGATCCACCCCTCCACGAGTTCCTCCCTAAGGAGTCTGAGATCCTGACCAAGATATACGAATTGGAGAGGTCCGGGGCATCGGAGGAGAGCCTAGAGGAGGAGAGGAGGCTCTTGGCAAAGGTTAGGAGGATAAGCGAGGCCAACCCGATGATAGGCCTGAGGGCGGTGAGGGTTGGGATCCTATACCCGGAGATCTATGAGGCTCAAGCCAAGGCCATATTCGAGGCAGCCTCAGAGCTCAGGCTTGAGGGTTTTGATCCAAGGCCTGAGATAATGATACCATGCACCATGCACTGGAGGGAGCTAGCCTACATAAGACCGATAATAGAGAAGGCTAAAAGGGAGGCTGAAGAGAAGTACGGCTTCACGATAGACTACAGGTATGGAACCATGATAGAGATACCCAGGGCAGCCCTAACCGCCGACGAGATAGCCAGAGAGGTGGACTTCTTCAGCTTCGGAACAAACGACCTGACCCAGACAGGGATGGGCCTCAGCAGAGACGACGCCCAGGGAACCTTCCTACCCGTCTACATAGACAAGAGGATCCTCGACGCAGACCCATTCCAGACCCTCGACACAACCGGAGTCGGGGAGCTGGTAAGGATAGGGGTCGAGAAGGGGAGGAAGGCGAACCCGAGGCTTAAGATAGGGATATGCGGAGAGCACGGAGGAGATCCCAACAGCATATACTTCTTCCACAAGGTCGGCTTGGACTATGTCAGCTGCTCACCCTACAGGATACCCATAGCGAGGCTCGCAGCAGCCAGGGCAGCAATAGAAGAGGCTCAACAAAAACATTAA
- the dph5 gene encoding diphthine synthase, translating into MGRGLILISIGLYDERDLSLRAVEEARGCDILYAEFYTTRLETDLGRLESLIGRPIKRLNRRDLEEGAEALLEEADILRVGVLVGGDCLTATTHISLLIMAARRGIPFRVIHGSSILTAVAETGLSIYKFGRKVTLPLPGRGAPDSVIRAIFENRMLGLHTLVLLDLDVEEDRYLTVNEALRILLCSDGVGAIDENTLVVGVARLGSESPHIRAGRAGRLLEESFGEPPQALVIPGSLHFVEAEALRVLWGCSEEDLKSLCNFEGLQALLERYIEGCRKALKELKTRPLPILVGEAEVRELIKHAERYLRDAEYYAEKMNITSLAAASYCEGLLDAVRLLGLVDFQWTGMPA; encoded by the coding sequence TTGGGGCGGGGCCTCATCCTGATAAGCATCGGCCTATATGACGAGCGGGATCTCAGCCTTAGGGCCGTTGAGGAGGCTAGGGGCTGCGATATTCTCTACGCCGAGTTCTACACAACGAGGCTTGAAACGGATCTTGGGAGGCTTGAATCCTTGATAGGGCGGCCCATAAAGCGGCTTAATAGGAGGGACCTTGAGGAGGGAGCCGAGGCCCTGTTAGAAGAGGCTGATATCCTAAGGGTCGGCGTTCTGGTTGGCGGGGACTGCCTCACCGCGACAACCCACATATCCCTTTTGATCATGGCTGCTAGGAGGGGGATACCTTTCAGGGTGATCCACGGCTCATCCATACTCACAGCGGTTGCTGAGACGGGTCTCTCGATATACAAGTTCGGGAGGAAGGTTACCTTACCCCTACCGGGGAGAGGGGCTCCAGACTCTGTGATTAGGGCTATATTTGAGAACAGGATGCTAGGCCTCCACACCCTGGTCTTATTGGATCTCGATGTGGAGGAGGACCGCTACCTGACGGTGAACGAGGCCCTCCGGATCCTCCTATGCTCGGATGGGGTTGGCGCCATAGATGAGAATACCTTGGTTGTGGGGGTAGCGAGGCTAGGCTCAGAGAGCCCCCATATCAGGGCTGGAAGGGCTGGGAGGCTCTTGGAGGAAAGCTTCGGGGAGCCGCCTCAAGCCCTGGTAATACCTGGAAGCCTCCACTTCGTCGAGGCCGAAGCCCTAAGAGTATTATGGGGATGCTCAGAGGAGGATCTAAAATCTCTATGTAACTTCGAGGGACTCCAAGCCCTCCTAGAAAGGTATATAGAGGGGTGCCGAAAGGCCCTCAAAGAGTTGAAGACGAGGCCCCTCCCCATCCTGGTCGGGGAGGCGGAGGTGAGAGAGTTGATCAAACACGCGGAGAGATACCTGAGAGATGCGGAGTACTACGCGGAGAAGATGAATATAACCTCCCTAGCAGCAGCCTCATATTGTGAAGGCCTTCTAGACGCTGTGAGGCTCCTTGGACTAGTGGATTTCCAATGGACGGGAATGCCGGCTTGA
- a CDS encoding ribonuclease P translates to MSRGRIDEIALQRIERLFCLAEEVYRENPALAQRYVSLARRIAMRARLSLPREFRRRVCRGCGAFLVPGSSSRVRVRQRREPHVSITCLRCGRVYRIPLGRR, encoded by the coding sequence ATGTCTCGGGGGAGGATTGACGAGATCGCCCTGCAGAGGATTGAGAGGCTCTTTTGCCTCGCCGAGGAGGTTTACCGTGAGAATCCAGCCCTAGCTCAGAGGTATGTTTCCCTAGCTAGGAGGATAGCTATGAGGGCCCGCCTCTCCCTACCTAGAGAGTTTAGGAGGAGGGTCTGCAGAGGGTGCGGCGCCTTCCTCGTTCCGGGTTCGAGTTCAAGGGTCAGGGTTAGGCAGAGGAGGGAGCCTCATGTCTCTATAACCTGTCTCAGGTGTGGCCGCGTATACCGGATCCCATTGGGGAGGAGGTAG
- a CDS encoding type II toxin-antitoxin system VapC family toxin, with amino-acid sequence MRIFLDTSALIAYYNVDDRYHAEASETMERLRRGEIPLTRFYTTDYILDETLTFIECVLGIHELAVEVGEALQTSPFTTIIRIDEEIFSEAWSMFKRSRGYSFTDCTSFTVIKKYGITHAFTFDKHFRDAGFQIIPIMKP; translated from the coding sequence ATGAGGATATTCTTGGATACATCAGCCCTAATAGCCTACTACAACGTAGACGACCGATACCACGCCGAAGCATCTGAAACTATGGAGAGATTAAGAAGAGGTGAAATCCCATTAACCCGCTTCTACACAACGGACTATATATTGGATGAAACTTTAACCTTCATCGAATGTGTGCTCGGCATCCATGAACTAGCCGTCGAGGTAGGAGAAGCCCTACAGACCTCCCCTTTCACAACAATTATTAGAATAGATGAGGAAATTTTCAGTGAAGCATGGAGTATGTTCAAGAGAAGTAGAGGCTACAGCTTCACAGACTGCACATCCTTCACAGTCATAAAAAAATACGGTATAACCCATGCCTTTACGTTTGATAAACACTTCCGAGATGCTGGCTTTCAGATCATCCCGATCATGAAACCCTAA
- a CDS encoding amidohydrolase, whose translation MSGLSREKQAAFEWVNENEKRISDFHQLIWNYAEPAWREYKSAEAYCKLLRDEGFRVVEGTGEMPTAFMATYGSGRPVIAGYAEYDAVPGFSQKPVPYKAPRDGLHPWAAGHTDPHSALGVASLAGVLAAKHVMERFGLKGTLKFFGEPAEKVCGSKPVHAAKGYYDDLDAAICYHPGGYNTCLWETQSGAYWSAVFTFECLEPEKWFKPVAPMRLGGHAGGRCPAALDAVCLMYTTTKYTKEAMLPHTSYWTLNEFIMVGGQCTSDNVPPSIGQIQYAWRVPTLEMAQRIYEVLENNAKHVAEITFCKLSVRWVTKTRVALPNNTMAEITYRNLELVGPPRYGEEARRVGREIQRNLGLEPMEDPFTEECQRLTPPQEYEAIQRRTLEPWQRHMGADDYVDYTWHAPSVRLYTAKAILRPPSPGYVYPSWAVNALGGIRSTIDPSIMVAGKTMAATYIDLLTRPELLAKAKEEFNERTGGGVGGTRWVAPLLPRDFKPPVDLRWPEYVTTPRGEEWWIPTPK comes from the coding sequence ATGAGTGGATTATCCAGGGAGAAGCAGGCTGCGTTTGAGTGGGTTAATGAGAACGAGAAGAGGATCTCTGACTTCCACCAGCTCATATGGAACTACGCAGAGCCGGCCTGGAGAGAGTACAAATCCGCCGAGGCCTACTGCAAGCTCCTTAGGGATGAGGGGTTCAGGGTGGTTGAGGGCACGGGGGAGATGCCGACCGCCTTCATGGCCACCTACGGCTCAGGCAGGCCTGTGATAGCCGGTTACGCTGAGTACGACGCGGTTCCAGGATTCTCCCAGAAGCCCGTTCCATACAAGGCTCCAAGGGATGGCCTCCACCCATGGGCGGCTGGTCACACGGATCCCCACTCGGCTCTCGGGGTTGCATCCTTGGCGGGAGTGCTGGCAGCCAAGCATGTGATGGAGAGGTTCGGATTGAAGGGGACCCTTAAATTCTTCGGGGAGCCGGCGGAGAAGGTCTGCGGCTCGAAGCCCGTCCACGCTGCTAAGGGATATTACGACGACCTGGATGCGGCGATATGCTACCATCCCGGGGGCTATAACACATGCCTATGGGAGACCCAGAGCGGAGCCTACTGGAGCGCCGTCTTCACCTTCGAGTGCCTCGAGCCTGAGAAGTGGTTCAAGCCTGTCGCACCCATGAGGTTGGGGGGCCACGCCGGTGGGCGATGCCCAGCGGCCCTAGACGCCGTCTGCCTGATGTACACGACGACCAAGTACACGAAGGAGGCCATGCTCCCCCACACCTCCTACTGGACCCTTAACGAGTTCATAATGGTTGGGGGCCAATGCACCTCTGACAACGTGCCGCCGAGCATAGGCCAGATCCAGTACGCCTGGAGGGTTCCAACCCTGGAGATGGCCCAGAGGATCTACGAGGTTTTGGAGAACAACGCAAAGCACGTGGCTGAGATAACCTTCTGCAAGCTCTCGGTCAGGTGGGTGACGAAGACCAGGGTAGCCCTCCCAAACAACACGATGGCAGAGATAACCTACCGGAACCTAGAGCTTGTAGGCCCTCCGAGATATGGAGAGGAGGCCAGGAGGGTTGGTAGGGAGATACAGAGGAACCTAGGCCTGGAGCCTATGGAGGACCCCTTCACCGAGGAGTGCCAGAGGCTCACCCCACCCCAGGAGTATGAGGCTATCCAGAGGAGGACCCTGGAGCCATGGCAGCGCCACATGGGGGCTGACGACTACGTTGACTACACATGGCACGCCCCATCTGTCAGGCTATACACCGCAAAGGCCATACTGAGGCCCCCGAGCCCAGGCTATGTATATCCCTCATGGGCGGTAAACGCCCTAGGTGGGATAAGGAGCACGATAGACCCCAGCATAATGGTGGCCGGTAAGACCATGGCCGCCACCTACATAGACCTGCTTACAAGGCCTGAGCTCCTAGCAAAGGCCAAGGAAGAGTTCAACGAGAGGACGGGCGGGGGAGTAGGAGGAACCAGATGGGTGGCACCCCTCCTCCCAAGGGACTTCAAGCCCCCCGTGGACCTGAGATGGCCCGAGTATGTAACAACACCCCGCGGAGAAGAGTGGTGGATACCAACCCCGAAATAA
- a CDS encoding GNAT family N-acetyltransferase, translated as MPSNRKLRVALVCNTRRREGEFEVEYDPPDTIEKVKRGIEKAGYEYLFIEADEDSYEKLRRLRPDLVFNRAEGIRGESRESHIPAFCEMLGIPYVGSGILTTAICLDKPTTKMILEFHGVKTSPFQVFTGPDEPLNPRLRFPLILKPSHEGSSMGINIDNVVYDEEAMRKKLREMLETYRQPILVEEFIDGREFSVGLIGNYGPGEEPRVLPILEVDFTKFPEELGNVLGQKAKTIYDSSKNYICPAKIPEELRRRLEEISKRAFRALNCKDFARLDFRMDRDGEIYFLEINPLPGIDYNVEADELSFYPMMFYAAGMDYDEMIRQIIEAALKRYGIKPVVEVQEEIWAPILPPLQDYAKAIEAHLSESLGGSCHITINNSIDEEALRYIQLIESKAFRPELQYTIEEIASRARKEDFFMVTAFQGEHPTAFAFGYRDPNDGDAFYIDTVASLIEGRGVGSAIITLTLLHCLQKGYKHVNLHTEEVDEKGRMLRRFYERFGFEALQNSPVEGLLMRMRLEEPWLRALLEKTIPPSMRESPKH; from the coding sequence ATGCCATCTAACAGAAAGCTGAGGGTAGCCCTGGTCTGCAACACCAGGAGGCGTGAGGGGGAGTTCGAGGTTGAGTATGACCCACCCGACACCATTGAGAAGGTTAAGAGGGGGATAGAGAAGGCGGGGTATGAATACCTGTTCATAGAGGCTGATGAGGACTCCTACGAGAAGCTCAGGAGGCTCAGGCCGGATCTAGTCTTCAACAGGGCTGAGGGTATAAGGGGGGAGAGCAGGGAGTCCCACATCCCAGCCTTCTGCGAGATGCTAGGCATCCCATACGTAGGCTCAGGTATCCTGACCACCGCGATCTGCCTAGACAAGCCGACCACGAAGATGATACTGGAGTTCCATGGAGTGAAGACATCCCCCTTCCAGGTCTTCACGGGCCCAGATGAGCCCCTCAACCCTAGGCTGAGGTTCCCCCTCATCCTCAAGCCTAGCCATGAGGGCTCTAGCATGGGCATAAACATAGACAACGTCGTCTACGATGAGGAGGCTATGAGGAAGAAGCTCAGGGAGATGCTTGAAACCTACAGGCAGCCCATCCTAGTCGAGGAGTTCATAGACGGGAGGGAGTTCAGCGTAGGCCTCATAGGGAACTATGGGCCGGGAGAGGAGCCCAGGGTGCTCCCTATACTGGAGGTGGACTTCACCAAGTTCCCGGAGGAGCTCGGCAATGTTCTAGGCCAGAAGGCCAAGACCATATACGACTCTTCTAAGAACTATATATGTCCCGCCAAGATCCCGGAGGAGCTTAGGAGGAGGCTTGAGGAGATATCCAAGAGGGCCTTTAGGGCCCTTAACTGTAAGGACTTCGCAAGGCTGGACTTCAGGATGGATAGGGATGGGGAGATATACTTCTTGGAGATCAACCCCCTACCAGGGATAGATTATAACGTCGAGGCAGATGAGCTGAGCTTCTACCCCATGATGTTCTATGCAGCGGGTATGGACTACGATGAGATGATAAGGCAGATCATCGAGGCCGCCCTCAAGAGGTACGGCATCAAGCCCGTCGTAGAGGTTCAGGAAGAGATATGGGCTCCAATCCTCCCGCCCCTCCAGGACTACGCTAAGGCCATTGAGGCCCACCTATCAGAGTCACTTGGTGGAAGCTGCCACATCACCATTAACAACTCGATAGATGAGGAGGCCCTCAGGTACATCCAGCTCATCGAGTCTAAGGCCTTCAGGCCCGAGCTTCAATACACCATCGAGGAGATAGCCTCAAGAGCCCGAAAAGAAGACTTCTTCATGGTCACCGCCTTCCAAGGGGAGCACCCCACGGCATTCGCCTTCGGATACAGAGATCCAAATGATGGGGACGCCTTTTACATAGATACCGTCGCCTCCCTCATAGAGGGGAGGGGGGTAGGCTCAGCCATCATAACCCTAACCCTCCTCCACTGCCTCCAAAAGGGGTACAAGCATGTCAACCTCCATACTGAGGAGGTCGACGAGAAGGGGAGGATGCTCAGGAGGTTCTATGAAAGGTTCGGGTTCGAAGCCCTTCAGAACAGCCCGGTAGAGGGCCTCCTCATGAGGATGAGGCTCGAGGAGCCTTGGCTAAGGGCCCTGTTAGAAAAGACGATCCCTCCATCGATGAGGGAATCCCCTAAGCACTAG
- a CDS encoding pyridoxal-phosphate dependent enzyme, with protein MEELDEPPDKSHMIGGTPLLRSRSLESLVGCRRLYLKLEGSNPTGSHKDRAAVECLEEARKGGYNSLAIATCGNFGASFAYFAPLYGMRAHIYIPSSYSGGRLREIAGYGALIHLVEGTYEDAVELASREARENDWYDANPGVEQNTIASLRGYASIALEIYRELGYTPDVVAVPVGNGTTLSGVYHGFRMLHDDGVSGGIPRMIAVSTPHDNPIVRSFLSGRRMIEDLQPSEIKETVVNEPLVSWHSFDGQLALDALWESGGWAVPVPDQEMAHYSELLASLEGLSVLPASASALAALRKVSERERLEDVSCVAVLTAGRPRCPWGNLEGDPLR; from the coding sequence ATGGAGGAGCTCGACGAGCCCCCGGATAAGTCCCATATGATAGGTGGGACACCCCTACTCCGTTCTAGAAGCCTGGAATCCCTCGTGGGTTGTAGACGCCTCTACCTCAAGCTTGAGGGCTCCAACCCTACAGGATCCCATAAGGATCGCGCGGCGGTGGAGTGCCTGGAGGAGGCTAGGAAGGGTGGCTACAACTCCTTAGCCATAGCTACGTGCGGTAACTTCGGTGCCTCCTTCGCCTACTTCGCCCCCCTCTATGGGATGAGGGCCCACATCTATATCCCATCCAGCTACAGCGGGGGGAGGCTTAGGGAGATAGCCGGATATGGAGCCCTCATCCACCTCGTTGAAGGAACTTATGAGGATGCTGTTGAGCTGGCATCGAGGGAGGCGAGGGAGAACGATTGGTATGACGCCAACCCTGGGGTGGAGCAGAACACTATTGCCTCGCTTAGAGGCTATGCCTCCATAGCCCTCGAGATCTACAGGGAGCTGGGGTATACGCCCGATGTGGTGGCGGTTCCCGTGGGTAATGGAACCACCCTTTCAGGGGTCTATCATGGCTTCAGGATGCTCCACGATGATGGGGTGTCCGGTGGGATACCCAGGATGATCGCCGTGAGCACACCTCATGACAACCCAATAGTCAGGAGCTTCCTCTCCGGGAGGAGGATGATAGAGGATCTCCAACCCTCGGAGATTAAGGAGACCGTGGTTAATGAGCCCCTGGTGAGTTGGCACTCCTTCGACGGTCAGCTGGCCCTCGACGCTTTATGGGAGAGCGGGGGCTGGGCGGTCCCAGTGCCAGACCAGGAGATGGCCCACTATTCTGAGTTGCTTGCCTCCTTAGAGGGGCTATCTGTACTTCCAGCATCGGCCTCTGCTCTGGCCGCCTTGAGGAAGGTCTCGGAGCGGGAGAGGCTTGAAGATGTCTCATGCGTCGCCGTCCTCACGGCTGGGAGGCCCAGATGCCCTTGGGGCAATCTAGAAGGGGATCCACTGAGATGA